The nucleotide window GCCCTGTGCCTGAACTACCTGCGAACAGAGATAGTATTTGCACTCGATTATTCAAGAAGCAATCTGTTGTCTCCCCATGAACACCCACCCATTCATAAAATTATGTAAACAACTACAGACTAAGCCCATCCAGTGCCTTATCAACATATCTATCTATATTTTTAGATCCAGAAATGCCAATAATCTTGGCAGCTAACCAATATTCCCAAGGAACAACTAATATCTTTCTAAATCAAAGAGAAGGTAGGCACTATGCCACATAGATTACAGTGGAGGAAACACTGCAGAATGACGGTATAGTGCCCCAATATTATATATTTAAACCTCATCccaaaatagatgcaaaatgaCGGAAACATACACCACACTGCAACTCTATTCATTAAAATAAGGGCAGAATGACATGAACTCGAATCCTGAGAATTCGGGTGGCGCTTTACTCACCAGCCGATGCTCTTCCTAATGCCCTCGAAAATGTCAGCACTGCCCTTAGCCTCCTACTCCCATTAGTGGTAGCATGCAGGTCCAGAGTAGCTGCAAGACTGACAACAGGTAGGTTTACAAAGCAATGGATTCAAATTCGAAAATATCTTAACAAACACAAACACTCGCTGTATCAATAATTCCATAAGCAAATTGACTTGACAATCACAAACACTCAATATGAAGGAAAGACAAGCTCGGAATTTTGCAATCTTTAACAAACACCCAACTCGTGCAGCAGATACAACACACGGTTCAATTATCAAAGATTGAGCAATCAGATAAGTCCGAAGATTGAGCTCAGTCTTTACTCTATCTATGAGCTCATGACATGACATGCATATGAGGTTATGGCGATGAAAATCATCTATGTTATTGTGCTTACGACCCAGTCAAAAGTGAAAAGTTAAACAATTTCAATACCAGTAGGGATGGAGCTTCATTGGACCAGAGTTGGCCATAGCCCCTCCTGGATTTAAACAAGCACAAATAAAAGATGAGGCGAATCTTTTGGCTGGCCATACGCAAATAACCAATTTCTCAATGTATCAGTCTAAGAAATAGAGTGTATTCTTATCTTTTACTCCTAACAAATCTATCATAAATAGGGCAGCAAGTTCACTATATCCACAACAATCATACCACGAACTTGCAGAACTATCAGCTGATCTCATACCATGAACTTGTTCGCACAACCAATAACTTCACTGATGATAACTTGCTAGGGCAAAATAAATTTTAGTTGCATGGAGGTTTTTTCAGTATTTTAGACAGCTTTCTCTACATACAGCGACGGAGCTGCCCTAGGGGCGTGGTGGGGTGGCCGCCCTAGCTACCGACGCCGTAGCCGCAGACCATCGAACCCTCTTTTCTGCAGTTCTGCCCTATCTCTGGCGACCGACTGCCGATGACGCGAGGCTGAGCGCCATGGCGAGCGTTGAGCGGTCAGGTCCATGGTTGCTGGCTTGTTGCTCCCTGCTGGGCCTTTTTGTCAGTTTAGTCTAGCCCAATAAAGGCCCAAATTTGGTCCCTAGTTCCTGAATCCCAATTGGTCGAGCGCATCCTCATCTAGCCGCATCGAGCACGCGCCGCCGCCTGCCGCCACGACACTGCTGCTACCCTATCTACCGGCTGCCACCAGACGCTAGCGGCCGCCGACCAGCCACCACCCACCTGGCGGCGGCCCTCCTGACGCCCATTCGCCCGTCGACAGCCGCCAGGTGCCTAGCCTAGCCCAGGTGCGCCCGCCGTCTACCGCGGTTCGAGGAGCAGGAGCTGCCCACTGCCCCACTAGAGCTACTgatggagggaggaggagaggaggagggggTGAGGTGCAGGAACCTGACGCTAGGGCTGGCCATGGCCGCGGACAAGTTAGGGGCAGAGGAAGGGTAGCAGCTCCATTAACGTCAAGAAAGGGATCTTCAAGGAACTTGGTATTGATAAAGTTAAGAAGAGGTTTGATGAATATATGAAAAACCGAAGAGTGAGCTTGCCAAAGAGCTCTCGATGTCATCAACGTTCTTAGTCCTTCACCACTAGTAAGTGTATTCTCATAATGTCCACTATTATTTGAGGGCTACCATCGTTTTATTGTTATTCACTAAAACACTAATTGATATTCATTCAATCTACAGGTTCAATCAGTCTTAGTTATTTGTATTTTGCAATGTATGGATCAACTGATCAAGAACTACTAGTTTAATCTTCAAATTTGTGATAACATCTTGTGTTTCTTGTCTACTTTTCGCCATAACGTGTGATTGCAGTGTTTTTGCCATGATTTGTGTGATTGTAGTATGCGAATGCGGTGCGTTATGAATACGTTGTCTTTTTGGTTCATTTCCTTGTTGAACTTCGCCCCACCTATAATTTTTTCTGACTCCGTCActgtctgcatatatatagttaaGCATAAAAAAACACCTCAATAAAAACTGTACATACAGGACCATTAATCCAAAGTATGTATTACTGCTTACAATGGAAAATATGTTGTCAAGCATTTATAGTTGCCAGGATAAGCTTATCCACTGCGAGGAACAAAATGCAGGCAGTATGTGCATGTGCAGATTGGGTGGGGGTGATGTCAGATTAGATGAGACCTAAAGGAAGAATCTAAAGATTTTAACTTAATTACCTTGTGTCTCAGGTTTGGTCACTCAACAGGCATCTAGGAGGGCACTCAACACTCAACAGGCACCTGGCAGAGATACAACCTCATTAGTTTTTCTTCTGGAACGACTTATGGACACAAGAAGCATTTTTTGTAGACTCAGAGCAGCAATAACACTGCATTAGAGAAGTTAATAAGCTGATCACAATggcaaaattttcaaaaaaatgcTACCACTATAGATACCTATGTCTGATTAAACTTTTAAccttactaggtagcgtgcccgtgcattgctacgggataactaaatcttttgtactaaaaacacacgaatcgcacgataagataacaatactgttaaattaaatatcgacgtcaaagtgacatttaattcaaaaagcaaagtttgtgaaattaacacagtcacggagagcgcgacgtgGTAAGCTCACAAACTCAAcggtatagactttttcgtgatacggctaagataatattttatatcggcaaaaagaattctacgatatccatttctttcatgtgtCAATAAATCCATaaataagttccgctgcatctttatataatcatgtacacacatgttcgagtatatatgtaaataggttcatgcccgtgcgttgctatggggcagctaaacttttgtactaaaaatacacggatcgcacgataaaataacaatactgtaaaagtatatgaccgacgttaaagtgatatttaaccCAAAAAgttaagttcgtgaaatttacacagtcacagagagcgtggcgtcgtggctcacaaactctactgtgtagatcattccatgatgcggctaagattatttttatatcggcaggaagagatttccgatatccatttctttcgtgcgccaacaaatccatgaataagttgtACCTCAGAATGGCAACGGGGACCTGATCCCCGATTCCCCGCAGGGAATTcttccattaggggacggggatggagaAAAATTTATCCCCACGGGGATGGATTTGGTAGAAAAGTTGTCCCCGTCGGGgatggcggggacggggatggttcGCTGATCCCCGACCCCAATCCCCGTTGACCCGCCCCGCGAAGAAAGCACCAGACGACGGCCAGGTCGCCACTCGCCTGGCCCATGTAAAAGGCCCAATAAGTCATGGAGTATATAATGCACCGTTCCAACCCTAATTCATTCTTCAATCCAATCCGGCCAACCCTGTCCTCCAGCCGTCGCGCCGCCTTCTGTCTCGCTCGGCATCTCGCACTCTCGCTCTCGCACGCTAGTGGTCGCGGAGGCCACTCCCAGCAGCTCGCCCGTCAATACCTTGCCGCAatccttcctcctcctctcctttttACCCCCAGCTTCCCTCGTTCGCGTCGcctcgcggccgccgccgccgccatccctcACCGTCCTCAGATTCCACCGCATCAACGCCAAGCTTTCCCCACCACTCCTCGCGGCATCCCACGGTCGTCTCGGCGACTTCCACGGTTATGGTGACTCCGACGGCAGCGATGGAGGAAGTGGAGGCGATGGCGGGAGAGGAATGGATTCTCCTGACCCCGACGataggtggtggcggcggcggctccaggcCCTCCACCTGGAGTTCCTCCTCCTGTTCCTGCTCCTCCAGTCCGGCGCTCGCTGGGGCCCTCGGCAGCTCCGGAGACGACACGGGGGGCGTGTGGGAGGTGAGGGGCGGCATGCGCACTCGCCTCGTGCCGGACCCAGCCTAGACCTCCTATTTTGGCAGCAAAGGAGCTGTGAGTTGTAAAACGAAACGATCTCATTTCATATTGATTCAAGATGCGTCTGTGGTGAGCATTTCTTCTTCTAGATTGTTGATTTGAGGAATTCTTTTCCAAGCTTATATCGCGGGGACGAGGACCCCGTCGGGGATGCATTCCCCGCTCGGTTTCGGGGATGGGGACAGAATGTCCCCCGTGAGCTTTCGCGGGGACTGGGACGGGGAAAATCTTcccccgcggggacggggatgggaggacgatccccgacggggaattccccgttgccatctttagttgtaccacatctccataccatcctgtatacgacgctggcaagcgaattagccccaacttatgtaattagttttataattaggtCATATTTAGTCCTCccaattgatatctaaaaattcaatgtgataaggactaaagtttagtcctacgATTCAAACACCCCTGACTCTCGACTCCcgctggctgctcacttgcaccaccatgtcTATGTGTttgcacgtatatactctaataccagaacgtctaagatagtctttattgtccaccctttaAAAATAACATCTCTCCTATAATAGACCAATCAAAATTGTATTATGTCCCCCTAGAAAAAAATTCCCCGCTGAAAACCTCCAACTATTGTGCACCCAGAAAAATACACAATAATTTATCTGCATTAAAATCAAAAGCTAATAAAACACCTAAATAAAATTCGATGACCACGATTAGACGTGGAATACCAACATTCTCACCCGCGGCCTCCTCGCACGCCGCACCTTGCCTCGCCCCGTTGAGATTTCGAAGCGCCGCCGTGTCGTCTTCTGAGTACCGGAGGtcgtcgtcgactcgtcgtcctTGGAATGGCTTTGGCTTCCTTCGCTGGGGGGTTTTCTTTCTTCCCGGCCGACTCTGTTTCTTCGAACCTTCTTCTTCCAGTCAGTCGTCCTTgggtccttctcctcttctccacgCAACGTAACGGAACAATTCCACCCATACTGGAAAACAGGTGAATTTGGGAAAGcaaatcaagaagaagaaggttaTGGCGTCCATGGAGGGCCTGATCGAGTTGATGAACTGCATCCAGCGCGCCTGCACTGCCCTCGGAGACCACGGAGGAGAAAGCGACTTGCCCACCCTCTGGGAGTCTCTCCCAACCATCGCCGTCGTCGGAGGCCAGGTGCTGCTCGTCTCAATTTCTCTCCAGACCTCCGGTCCTCCATCCTCCCATCCAGATGCTCGCTCTTTTCGAAATTAATATTTTTTGTGCCAAGTCAAATAATGTTAAGTTTGTCCAAATTTCGTAGAAAAGAACAGAAATATTTATGTCGCCAAATTATCACTAGAtgtattataaaatatattttcataacttATTTATTTGGTGTCACAGATATTGTTAtacttttctataaatttagttaaacttaatTAAACTTAAAGATAATTTGACTTTAGGTGCTTCTAAAAATTGGTTTTATTTTTAGGATGAAGGGAGTATATATATGTTATTGATTGATCACTTTATTTGAGGACAGCATGCATGATATAGCTAATAACTCTGCATGGTCCGGTTTACTGATCTACCAGCAATATTTTTTTAATCCGTGCAACAGAGTTCGGGCAAATCCTACTTGAGAGCAttggtcccgttcgctggtctgaaacttggctgaaactggttgaaaacactgtttcggctgaattgttgtgagaaaaaaacactgtttcggttgaaaaaagaagtcgaacaagtcgaatatggggtaagccgaatatGGCCATGGTTGGCACCGACTGTCTTCCCCGTGGATCGGGTCAGTTCAGCTTTTTGCCCTTTTCAATTTCATTCAATCCCCAACATGTTATAGTTCATCACTTAATTTCTTAAGCAAAAAATTAAGGAATGAACTTTCTCTGAGTTGTATAATAATAATATGTATACAGGAATTGTCACGCGAAGGCCTTTAGTGCTACAGCTGCACCAGACAGAAAATGGATCTCAAGAGTACGCAGAGTTCTTACATAAGCCGAAACCAAGGTTTTCAGACTTTGGTGCGAACCTCACCCtaattttgtttgtttgtttgtgtcCTCTGTCCACTATGGATAAAAATTATCACACCAGACAACTCTTTGTGACCTTCCCAATTTCTAATTCATGGAAACTTGTTTGTGTCCTCTATCTGTCGCGACTACGATTTAACGCTCGGAGCCAATCATCACCGAATAAAAAAAACACGTTCAAAACCTTCCGGGCTGCCGCCGCGCCGTTCGACGTTGAAACATTTCgatcgcccacgcccacgcccacaccCTTCGTGGAgaggaggaagccgaggtgcccGTATGCGCCCACGCCCTTCGCGGAGGGGAGGAGGAAGCTGCAGTGCCCGTATGTCGCGGCGTGGCGCCGCCGATCGCCCGCGCCCACACCCTTCGCGGAGGGGAGGAGGAAGCCACGGTGCCTGGTGAGCTGGGTCTGAACAACGGCGAGATCCATGTGACCGTCGACGACATTGCCCATGTACTTAATTATAAGTGCAAATCTCTCAAATATGCCATGAATCTTAGTCACTGCAATTTGCTATAGCATCTTGCTACTCAGAGCGACGACCTCGCGTCGTCGCACAATGTGCAACCTTCATCTGCCTAAACGATGGCACGCTTTCATTGCTATATTGCCTCAGTTTGCCGGACCTGGTGAGGAAACCCTGCTGCCTGTCGCTACTGTCGGCTGGCCGGCCGGCCATAATCCCGGCGCCGCGATGAACGCGCAGCAGGCCACTAAACTCGGGCGGCCCGGCTGCATCTACGGAGTAGCCGACAGAAGATCTGACCGGCCACATCTCATTGTCATCGCAGGTACTTCACAATGTCTACTATCAGTATCATAGGGACTCTGAAGTCTGATCATGAATGATTTCCAATATGACAAATGCTCTGCATTTGTTCGAAAAACTCTAGGAGTGAAAAGTTACAAAAAAAAATTAGCAACGAACCAAAGGAGCTTTATGGCTTGACCCTAGCAGCTTGGCCTGCAGTTAACACACTATGCTACTATAAAAAAACTAGAAAACGTGTGCTCTGTTTGGTTTCAGTTTCAGTTTTAATCATGTGCTAGAATATGATAATATGCAAAAAAAAATTACATTGAGTCAAATAAAGTATCTTCGTAAATATGGAGCCTTTTTCTTTCTCAAGTTTTTTCATATCAGAAGTCACTTCTTTTTTCCATCATCTAATGGATTATTTGTCAACAATATTTTTTTCATTCTAGATCAATATGTACCAGTGCCGGTGCAACACTGCAACTTGAGtgatataaaaaaatactaaataatattcatgtgtTGCAAATGTCAGAATTCCTTTTATTTGTGAACTGAGGTACTAATTGTTCTGAATTCAGATGGGACAAGAGTAACTATCCCATGATCAATAATCCTGGTTTGTTCTAATTGTTCTGAATTTCATTGCATGACTATGATGAATGCTTGAGCTACATATCAGTACTCACTTTTGGGGTATGTctatataaaagaaaaataagtaGAAGGAAAGAGGAAAAAGATATACCTCCCTTGCATGTTTTTTAAGATCCTACTATGTGGTCCTTCTTGACTTTCATGATTTGAAGTTCTAGTCATGTGCTCTATTTGGTACTCTGGTCACAGATTTAGTTACTAGCATAGCTTATAGCTAACACAGATATGTTTCTGGCTTAATTTTGATGCAAGGTATGCCAATTTATGAGTCTGTTAAATTTGTATTTGACACATAATGTCAAATTAGTTTTGTGCCAAACCAAATATTCACTTAAATTTGTACCCAGTTATCTTATCTTGGATGAAACCCTGCTGCCCGCTGCTACTACCAGCTGAAGATCATCGCTGGTACTTCGCAATGTCTATGCTCGGAGATACACGCGATGCGCTAAGCGATATCACCAACATCGCAGGTATGCTTTCAGTATAAACAACACTTTTGTCTGAATTATGACATCTGAACTTTTGGATGTTTACACAGACACCTTCATTCAGCGGGTTGAATGGAGATGTATCATTTTACTTTGCCAAACTCAAAGCACTCGAGTATTTGTAACTATATGTTTTTAGTCACGTTAATTCTACAGTGAATTTTAGTCAGTGAAGATAAATTTGTATTTTTGAATTCTGATATATTTTCAGGGATTTATCACACAATAAGTTAGAGGGCTCAATTCCTGATGTCTTTTCACAACTGCCATCTCTCATGGTTATGTGAGTTTTCTGATCCCTGATGACTTTCATGTCTTAGAGTTTAGCTATAAATAATTGCTAATGCTAATCTAATCATTAAACACTACTAAAAATGATTTTTAGACTGGTCCATAATTTTTAGGACTACACTACTTGATTTATGGTGGAGGCAGACACCTGCTGGATGCTCAGCCTGCAGCACCAGGATCGCCGCTGCCATTGCTTGCTCTTTGCGAGCTTTACTGTTGGGTACGATTTATGAATGGCACGTGTCAGGAGTTGTTACGAC belongs to Miscanthus floridulus cultivar M001 chromosome 4, ASM1932011v1, whole genome shotgun sequence and includes:
- the LOC136552812 gene encoding uncharacterized protein isoform X1, with product MAMVGTDCLPRGSGIVTRRPLVLQLHQTENGSQEYAEFLHKPKPRFSDFGANLTLILFVCLCPLSTMDKNYHTRQLFVTFPISNSWKLVCVLYLSRLRFNARSQSSPNKKNTFKTFRAAAAPFDVETFRSPTPTPTPFVERRKPRCPYAPTPFAEGRRKLQCPYVAAWRRRSPAPTPFAEGRRKPRCLFAGPGEETLLPVATVGWPAGHNPGAAMNAQQATKLGRPGCIYGVADRRSDRPHLIVIAVILSWMKPCCPLLLPAEDHRWYFAMSMLGDTRDALSDITNIAGIYHTIS
- the LOC136552812 gene encoding uncharacterized protein isoform X3, with translation MDKNYHTRQLFVTFPISNSWKLVCVLYLSRLRFNARSQSSPNKKNTFKTFRAAAAPFDVETFRSPTPTPTPFVERRKPRCPYAPTPFAEGRRKLQCPYVAAWRRRSPAPTPFAEGRRKPRCLFAGPGEETLLPVATVGWPAGHNPGAAMNAQQATKLGRPGCIYGVADRRSDRPHLIVIAVILSWMKPCCPLLLPAEDHRWYFAMSMLGDTRDALSDITNIAGIYHTIS
- the LOC136552812 gene encoding uncharacterized protein isoform X2; translation: MAMVGTDCLPRGSGIVTRRPLVLQLHQTENGSQEYAEFLHKPKPRFSDFGANLTLILFVCLCPLSTMDKNYHTRQLFVTFPISNSWKLVCVLYLSRLRFNARSQSSPNKKNTFKTFRAAAAPFDVETFRSPTPTPTPFVERRKPRCPYAPTPFAEGRRKLQCPYVAAWRRRSPAPTPFAEGRRKPRCLFAGPGEETLLPVATVGWPAGHNPGAAMNAQQATKLGRPGCIYGVADRRSDRPHLIVIAAEDHRWYFAMSMLGDTRDALSDITNIAGIYHTIS